From Streptomyces asiaticus, one genomic window encodes:
- a CDS encoding globin domain-containing protein produces MDAPTTTSSAGSDGSGGNSGDWGWFTPSRKPADDRRSPDQQSEERAPSRPVNPIRPVGTEADRRAPAEPAPAPGPGAGDRRTDRRTDDRRPDDRRAPGPAGHGPAAPGPAARGREEHQRPDEVAPAPQDVRPGPDSPFAVPETASPDAILLRRTMAEVEPISDKVTSYFYALLFVQHPELRPLFPAAMDAQRDRLFKAILTAARLIDDPDILTEFLSRLGRGHRKYGTQPEHYPAVGECLIGALTRYAVTTWNDEAEAAWVRAYTAISQIMIDSAAEDELIAPAWWQAEVVGHELRTHDIAVITVRPDQPYPFLAGQYTSLETPWWPRVWRHYSFAAAPRSDGLLSFHVKAVPAGWVSSALVHRARPGDVIRLGPPAGSMTVDHASDNGLLCLGGGTGIAPIKALVEDVADHGRHRPVEVFYGARNDHDLYDIDTMLRLAQKHPWLAVRPVVSDGPTNGLSGRLPDAVRQYGPWNAFDAYLSGPPGMIRSGVDALMGIGIPSHRIRHDSIEELAAAAE; encoded by the coding sequence ATGGACGCTCCGACCACCACATCGTCGGCCGGAAGCGACGGCTCCGGCGGAAACAGTGGCGACTGGGGCTGGTTCACCCCGAGCAGGAAACCGGCCGACGACCGCAGGTCCCCGGACCAGCAGAGCGAAGAGCGCGCGCCCAGCCGCCCGGTGAACCCGATACGGCCGGTCGGCACCGAAGCCGACCGCCGTGCGCCCGCGGAGCCGGCCCCCGCGCCCGGCCCGGGAGCGGGCGACCGCCGTACGGACCGCCGTACGGACGACCGCCGCCCGGACGACCGCCGGGCCCCCGGCCCCGCGGGGCACGGCCCTGCCGCCCCCGGCCCCGCCGCCCGCGGGCGCGAGGAGCATCAGCGCCCCGACGAGGTCGCCCCGGCCCCGCAGGACGTCCGGCCCGGCCCCGACTCGCCGTTCGCCGTCCCCGAGACCGCCTCGCCCGACGCGATCCTGCTGCGCCGCACCATGGCCGAGGTCGAGCCCATCAGCGACAAAGTCACCTCGTACTTCTACGCGCTGCTCTTCGTCCAGCACCCCGAGCTGCGGCCGCTCTTCCCCGCCGCGATGGACGCCCAGCGCGACCGGCTGTTCAAGGCGATCCTCACCGCCGCCCGGCTCATCGACGACCCCGACATCCTCACCGAGTTCCTCTCCCGGCTCGGCCGCGGCCACCGTAAGTACGGCACCCAGCCCGAGCACTACCCCGCCGTCGGCGAGTGCCTGATCGGCGCGCTCACCCGCTACGCCGTCACCACCTGGAACGACGAGGCCGAGGCCGCCTGGGTGCGGGCCTACACCGCGATCTCCCAGATCATGATCGACTCGGCCGCCGAGGACGAGCTGATCGCCCCCGCGTGGTGGCAGGCCGAGGTAGTCGGGCATGAGCTGCGCACCCACGACATCGCCGTGATCACCGTCCGCCCGGACCAGCCGTACCCCTTTCTGGCGGGCCAGTACACCTCACTGGAAACGCCCTGGTGGCCGCGGGTCTGGCGGCACTATTCATTCGCCGCCGCGCCACGCTCCGACGGGCTGCTCTCCTTCCATGTGAAGGCCGTCCCGGCCGGATGGGTGTCCTCCGCGCTGGTGCACCGGGCCCGCCCCGGCGATGTGATCCGCCTCGGGCCCCCCGCCGGTTCCATGACGGTCGACCACGCCAGCGACAACGGGCTGCTCTGCCTCGGCGGCGGCACCGGTATCGCGCCGATCAAGGCGCTGGTCGAGGACGTCGCCGACCACGGCCGCCACCGTCCGGTCGAGGTCTTCTACGGCGCCCGCAACGATCACGATCTGTACGACATCGACACCATGCTGCGGCTGGCCCAGAAGCATCCGTGGCTCGCGGTCCGTCCCGTCGTCTCCGACGGCCCGACCAACGGCCTCAGCGGTCGGCTGCCCGACGCCGTGCGGCAGTACGGCCCGTGGAACGCGTTCGACGCCTATCTCTCCGGGCCGCCCGGGATGATCCGCAGCGGTGTCGACGCCCTGATGGGCATCGGCATTCCGTCGCACCGCATCCGGCACGACTCCATCGAGGAGCTCGCCGCGGCCGCGGAATAG
- a CDS encoding HAD family hydrolase, giving the protein MTRLHLFDLDGTLIHGSAAAIEISRQLGLEREIAALERAFAGGELTTAQFAERACALWEALTEEHVAAAFEGAPWLAGIREVWADIRARGERCAVISLSPGFFVSRLLEWGADATYGSTWPAVPFREPVDPAGILTPAAKVRIADELCTKFGLTRDHCVAYGDSLSDAELFTVVPVSVAVNADHHVSEIASHAYAGRDLREAYELMGNRT; this is encoded by the coding sequence ATGACCAGACTGCATCTGTTCGATCTGGACGGGACGCTCATCCACGGCTCGGCCGCCGCGATCGAGATCTCCCGGCAGCTCGGTCTGGAGCGGGAGATCGCGGCGCTGGAGCGGGCGTTCGCGGGCGGGGAGCTGACGACGGCCCAGTTCGCGGAGCGGGCCTGTGCGCTGTGGGAGGCGCTGACGGAGGAGCATGTGGCGGCGGCGTTCGAGGGGGCGCCGTGGCTGGCCGGGATCCGTGAGGTGTGGGCGGACATCCGGGCGCGGGGCGAGCGCTGTGCGGTGATTTCGCTCTCGCCGGGCTTCTTCGTGTCGCGGCTGCTGGAGTGGGGCGCGGACGCCACGTACGGCTCGACGTGGCCCGCCGTGCCGTTCCGGGAGCCGGTGGATCCGGCGGGCATCCTGACCCCGGCCGCGAAGGTCCGGATCGCCGATGAACTCTGTACGAAGTTCGGCTTGACCAGGGATCACTGTGTGGCCTACGGGGATTCCCTCTCGGACGCCGAACTGTTCACCGTGGTGCCGGTCTCGGTCGCCGTGAACGCCGACCACCATGTGAGCGAAATCGCATCCCACGCCTATGCCGGTCGTGATCTCCGAGAGGCTTACGAATTGATGGGTAACCGCACGTAA
- a CDS encoding DUF2269 domain-containing protein, with amino-acid sequence MRQLTRPARRGLLVVHVVVSVGWLGLTLGVLALGITGATAGSADEAGAAYRSMNVLGDWLLIPISLLSLVSGTVLSLGTPWGLARHRWVYVKFWLTMITTAATAFALRARIDSAMADVVAGRAVGATTDLILAPSVSLGVYTFLTAISVIKPWGLTARGRRLRATKRR; translated from the coding sequence ATGCGGCAACTCACCCGCCCCGCGCGCCGGGGCCTCCTCGTCGTTCATGTCGTCGTCTCCGTCGGGTGGCTCGGGCTGACCCTCGGGGTGCTGGCTCTGGGGATCACCGGGGCCACGGCCGGCTCGGCCGATGAGGCCGGGGCGGCCTACCGGTCCATGAATGTGCTGGGCGACTGGCTGCTGATCCCGATCAGCCTGCTGTCGCTGGTCAGCGGGACCGTGCTGTCGCTGGGGACGCCCTGGGGGCTGGCGCGCCACCGGTGGGTGTATGTGAAGTTCTGGCTGACGATGATCACCACCGCCGCCACGGCGTTCGCCCTGCGCGCCCGGATCGACTCCGCGATGGCCGATGTGGTGGCGGGGCGGGCGGTCGGGGCGACGACGGATCTGATCCTGGCGCCGTCGGTCAGCCTGGGCGTCTATACCTTTCTCACCGCGATCTCGGTGATCAAGCCCTGGGGGCTGACCGCCCGGGGACGGCGACTGCGGGCGACAAAGCGCCGATAA
- a CDS encoding MarR family winged helix-turn-helix transcriptional regulator, translated as MPDEPHGAVAPPAEQALAQGWCALSSLHGRIETHIERALQARHDLSVREFSVLNVLSGQHDGDGGHLQMKQLADSVVLSQSATTRLVTRLEDRGLLARYICPGDRRGIYTNVSDEGLKLLEEARPTHDTALREALTEAARRPELAPLVAAVEGLTGTTC; from the coding sequence ATGCCGGACGAACCGCACGGCGCCGTCGCCCCGCCCGCAGAACAGGCCCTGGCCCAGGGCTGGTGCGCCCTGTCCTCCCTGCACGGCCGGATAGAGACGCATATCGAGCGTGCGTTGCAGGCCAGGCACGATCTGAGCGTCCGCGAATTCTCCGTGCTCAACGTACTCAGCGGGCAGCACGACGGCGACGGCGGACATCTACAGATGAAGCAGCTCGCCGACTCCGTCGTACTCAGCCAGAGCGCCACGACCCGGCTGGTCACCCGGCTTGAGGACCGCGGTCTGCTCGCCCGCTACATCTGCCCCGGCGACCGCCGCGGCATCTACACCAACGTCAGCGACGAGGGGCTGAAGCTCCTGGAGGAGGCGCGGCCGACGCATGACACCGCGCTGCGCGAGGCCCTCACCGAGGCCGCCCGGCGGCCGGAGCTGGCGCCCCTCGTCGCCGCTGTGGAGGGGCTGACCGGCACCACGTGCTGA
- a CDS encoding GNAT family N-acetyltransferase — translation MSDFEIRRATVDDIPAIVALLADDPLGAGRESPDDLAPYRAAFERLDSDPQQRLVVAVREGRTVGTLQLTVIPGLSRRGATRSIIEGVRIHSEERGGGLGTQLIEWAVEESRREGCALVQLTSDTTRIDAHRFYERLGFEASHIGFKLPLA, via the coding sequence ATGAGCGACTTCGAGATACGGCGCGCGACCGTCGATGACATCCCGGCGATCGTGGCCCTGCTGGCGGACGACCCGCTCGGCGCCGGCCGGGAGTCCCCGGACGACCTGGCCCCGTACCGCGCCGCCTTCGAGCGGCTGGACTCGGATCCCCAGCAGCGGCTGGTCGTCGCGGTCCGGGAGGGCCGCACCGTCGGCACCCTCCAGCTGACCGTGATCCCCGGGCTGTCGCGGCGCGGCGCCACGCGCTCGATCATCGAAGGCGTCCGGATCCACTCCGAGGAGCGCGGCGGCGGGCTCGGCACCCAGCTGATCGAATGGGCCGTCGAGGAGTCGCGCCGCGAGGGGTGCGCGCTGGTGCAGCTCACCTCGGACACGACCCGTATCGACGCCCACCGCTTCTACGAGCGGCTCGGCTTCGAGGCCAGCCACATCGGCTTCAAACTGCCGCTGGCCTGA
- a CDS encoding serine hydrolase domain-containing protein, producing MTTPDVDEFAEPLPATRRALLRRLARGQAEGRAPSLVGAVVREGQLVWTGARGSVDGSAPDADIQYRIGSLTKTFVAVLVMRLRDEGLLDLGDPLAKHLEVPEAEGATVAQLLAHTSGLAAEARGPWWERTPGALRPETADIFGERPLIHPAGRRHHYSNPGFALLGALVERLRGAPWGEVLAHEVLEPLGMGRTSLEPRAPHAGGWAVHPWADVLLPEPAEDTGRMGPAGQLWSTAGDLARFAAFLLDGDGRVLGAESLAEMRAPAVAPEAGDWDGGYGLGTQLVRHGGRFLYGHTGSMPGFLASLWVSAEDRLAGIALANTTSGPAIGAIAADLIRIVAEHEPRIPEPWRPLTEADPALLALTGPWYWGPRAYHLRLRADRGLELSPATGGGRASRFRAEPDGTWTGLDGYYAGETLRVVEGEGGAPAHLDLGTFVFTREPYAPGDVVPGGVDPEGWRAL from the coding sequence ATGACCACACCCGACGTGGATGAGTTCGCCGAGCCGCTGCCCGCCACGCGCCGTGCCCTGCTGCGGCGCCTTGCCCGCGGCCAGGCCGAGGGCCGTGCCCCGTCCCTGGTGGGGGCCGTGGTGCGGGAGGGTCAGCTGGTGTGGACGGGTGCGCGCGGCTCCGTGGACGGATCCGCACCGGACGCCGACATCCAGTACCGCATCGGCTCCTTGACCAAGACCTTCGTGGCGGTGCTGGTGATGCGGCTGCGCGACGAGGGGCTGCTGGACCTCGGCGATCCGCTGGCCAAGCATCTGGAGGTGCCGGAGGCCGAGGGCGCCACCGTGGCCCAGCTCCTCGCCCACACCTCGGGTCTCGCCGCCGAGGCCCGCGGCCCGTGGTGGGAGCGCACGCCCGGGGCGCTGCGGCCCGAGACCGCCGATATCTTCGGCGAGCGCCCGCTGATCCACCCCGCGGGCCGCCGTCACCACTACTCCAACCCCGGTTTCGCGCTGCTCGGCGCGCTGGTCGAGCGGCTGCGCGGAGCGCCCTGGGGCGAGGTGCTCGCGCATGAGGTGCTGGAGCCGCTGGGGATGGGGCGTACGTCGCTCGAGCCGCGGGCGCCACACGCCGGGGGATGGGCCGTGCACCCCTGGGCGGATGTGCTGCTGCCCGAACCGGCCGAGGACACCGGGCGGATGGGCCCGGCCGGACAGCTCTGGTCGACCGCCGGGGATCTGGCCCGTTTCGCCGCCTTCCTGCTGGACGGGGACGGGCGGGTGCTCGGCGCGGAGTCGCTCGCCGAGATGCGGGCGCCCGCCGTCGCCCCCGAGGCGGGGGACTGGGACGGCGGCTATGGCCTGGGGACGCAGCTCGTCCGGCACGGCGGGCGGTTCCTTTACGGCCACACCGGCTCCATGCCCGGCTTCCTGGCCTCGCTGTGGGTGAGCGCCGAGGACCGGCTGGCCGGGATCGCGCTGGCCAACACCACCTCGGGGCCGGCGATCGGCGCCATCGCCGCCGACCTCATACGGATCGTGGCGGAGCACGAGCCCCGTATCCCCGAGCCCTGGCGGCCGCTGACCGAGGCCGATCCGGCACTGCTGGCGCTGACCGGCCCCTGGTACTGGGGCCCGCGCGCCTACCACCTGCGGCTGCGCGCGGACCGCGGACTGGAGCTGTCCCCGGCCACCGGGGGAGGCCGGGCCTCCCGCTTCAGGGCCGAGCCGGACGGCACCTGGACGGGGCTCGACGGGTATTACGCGGGGGAGACGCTGCGGGTGGTCGAAGGGGAGGGCGGTGCCCCGGCCCATCTGGACCTCGGCACCTTCGTGTTCACCCGGGAGCCCTACGCCCCGGGAGACGTGGTGCCCGGCGGGGTCGACCCGGAGGGCTGGCGCGCGCTCTGA
- a CDS encoding MerR family transcriptional regulator, which produces MRIGELAERAGTTTRTLRYYESLGLLPARRTGNGYRSYDEEDLRLLQQIRTLRDFGFELEETRPFVECLRSGHPAGDSCPASLDVYRRKLAELDECIARLSAIRERVGTQLVQAERARAELEAAATAPEGAPEPRCELTPPGP; this is translated from the coding sequence ATGCGGATCGGAGAGCTGGCCGAACGGGCGGGTACGACCACCCGCACCCTGCGCTATTACGAGTCGCTCGGGCTGCTGCCCGCGCGCCGCACCGGCAATGGTTACCGGTCGTACGACGAGGAGGACTTGCGGCTGCTCCAGCAGATCCGCACGCTGCGGGACTTCGGCTTCGAACTGGAGGAGACGCGTCCGTTCGTCGAGTGCCTGCGTTCCGGCCACCCGGCCGGTGACTCCTGCCCCGCCTCGCTGGACGTCTACCGGCGCAAGCTCGCCGAGCTGGACGAGTGCATCGCCCGGCTGAGCGCCATCCGGGAGCGGGTCGGGACACAGCTCGTCCAGGCGGAGCGGGCCCGCGCGGAGCTGGAGGCCGCGGCGACGGCGCCCGAAGGGGCCCCGGAGCCGCGCTGCGAGCTGACACCGCCCGGCCCCTGA
- the trxA gene encoding thioredoxin, giving the protein MSLTHTGGVATVTDATFAEEVLAAELPVLVKFTASWCPPCRMIAPVLAEIAQEEGHRLKVVSLDVDENPSTTNAYGVLSMPTLMLFRSGEPVRSLVGARSKRRLLEELGEAL; this is encoded by the coding sequence ATGTCACTGACACACACCGGGGGAGTGGCCACGGTCACGGACGCCACCTTCGCCGAGGAGGTGCTGGCGGCCGAGCTGCCGGTGCTGGTGAAGTTCACCGCCTCGTGGTGCCCCCCGTGCCGGATGATCGCGCCGGTGCTGGCGGAGATCGCCCAGGAGGAGGGCCACCGGCTGAAGGTGGTGTCCCTGGACGTGGACGAGAACCCGTCCACCACCAACGCGTACGGGGTGCTCTCGATGCCGACCCTGATGCTGTTCCGGTCGGGCGAGCCGGTGCGGTCGCTGGTCGGGGCCCGCAGCAAGCGGCGGCTGCTGGAGGAGCTCGGCGAGGCGCTCTGA
- the def gene encoding peptide deformylase has product MRVLVQGKPVDSYPALSPEAERGSPRRITEVGEEVLRRSCREVTEFGTPELSALIDDMFLTMYIADGAGLAANQVDVDLRLFVYDCPDDHGVRHIGHIINPVLDQPDPAHRLLIEETEGCLSVPGARMDVPRTDRTVVRGVDKDGNPLVIEGTGYFARCLQHEADHLSGHLYIDRLSKRDRKDALRQMADRHEEVLARRVEKATALGHQLQP; this is encoded by the coding sequence GTGCGCGTCCTGGTGCAGGGGAAACCCGTCGACTCCTATCCGGCGCTGTCTCCCGAGGCCGAGCGCGGCTCCCCGCGCCGGATCACCGAGGTCGGTGAGGAGGTACTGCGCCGCTCCTGCCGCGAGGTGACCGAGTTCGGCACGCCCGAGCTGAGCGCCCTCATCGACGACATGTTCCTCACCATGTACATCGCGGACGGCGCCGGGCTGGCCGCCAATCAGGTCGACGTCGATCTGCGGCTGTTCGTCTACGACTGCCCCGACGACCACGGCGTACGACACATCGGCCACATCATCAACCCCGTCCTGGACCAGCCCGACCCGGCCCACCGGCTGCTCATCGAGGAGACCGAGGGCTGTCTGTCCGTACCGGGCGCGCGGATGGACGTACCGCGCACCGACCGCACCGTGGTCCGCGGCGTCGACAAGGACGGCAACCCGCTGGTGATCGAGGGCACCGGCTACTTCGCCCGGTGTCTACAGCACGAGGCGGACCATCTCTCGGGGCACCTCTACATCGACCGGCTCTCCAAGCGCGACCGCAAGGACGCGCTGCGGCAGATGGCGGACCGTCACGAGGAGGTCCTCGCCCGGCGCGTGGAGAAGGCGACGGCCCTGGGCCACCAGCTCCAGCCCTGA
- the dnaB gene encoding replicative DNA helicase, with the protein MSVPEPMDDPWADSGPSDRFPSPRFRRGEGGGRGRDGQDRDGGGGSAWEGSGFERVPPQDLDAEQSVLGGMLLSKDAIADVVEVLKGNDFYRPAHETVYQAILDLYAKGEPADPITVAAELTKRGEIARVGGASYLHTLVQSVPTAANAEYYAEIVHERAVLRRLVEAGTRITQMGYAADGDVDEIVNNAQAEIYAVTEQRTSEDYLPLGDIMEGALDEIEAIGSRSGQMSGVPTGFTDLDSLTNGLHPGQMIVIAARPAMGKSTLALDFARACSIKHAMPSVIFSLEMGRNEIAMRLLSAEARVALHHMRSGSMTDEDWTRLARRMPDVSQAPLYIDDSPNLSMMEIRAKCRRLKQRNDLQLVVIDYLQLMQSGGARRPESRQQEVSDMSRNLKLLAKELEVPVIALSQLNRGPEQRTDKKPMVSDLRESGSIEQDADMVILLHREDAYEKESPRAGEADLIVAKHRNGPTATITVAFQGHYSRFVDMAQT; encoded by the coding sequence GTGAGCGTGCCCGAGCCCATGGACGACCCATGGGCGGACTCCGGCCCGTCCGACCGGTTCCCGTCCCCCCGCTTCCGCCGCGGTGAGGGCGGCGGCCGGGGCCGCGACGGCCAGGATCGCGACGGAGGCGGCGGCTCCGCCTGGGAGGGCTCCGGCTTCGAGCGCGTTCCGCCCCAGGACCTCGACGCCGAGCAGTCCGTCCTCGGCGGCATGCTGCTCTCCAAGGACGCCATCGCCGATGTGGTGGAGGTCCTCAAGGGGAATGACTTCTACCGGCCCGCCCATGAGACCGTCTACCAGGCCATCCTGGACCTCTATGCCAAGGGCGAGCCGGCCGACCCGATCACCGTTGCCGCCGAGCTGACCAAGCGCGGCGAGATCGCCCGGGTCGGCGGCGCCTCGTATCTCCACACCCTCGTCCAGTCGGTCCCCACCGCCGCCAACGCGGAGTACTACGCGGAGATCGTCCACGAGCGCGCCGTGCTGCGCCGCCTCGTCGAGGCCGGCACCCGCATCACCCAGATGGGATACGCGGCGGACGGGGACGTCGATGAGATCGTCAACAACGCCCAGGCCGAGATCTACGCCGTCACCGAGCAGCGCACCAGCGAGGACTATCTGCCGCTCGGCGACATCATGGAGGGCGCGCTCGACGAGATCGAGGCGATCGGCTCGCGCAGCGGACAGATGTCCGGCGTGCCCACCGGCTTCACCGACCTGGACTCCCTGACGAACGGGCTGCACCCGGGCCAGATGATCGTCATCGCCGCCCGCCCCGCGATGGGTAAGTCCACCCTGGCCCTCGACTTCGCGCGCGCCTGCTCCATCAAGCACGCCATGCCGAGCGTCATCTTCTCCCTGGAGATGGGCCGCAACGAGATCGCCATGCGTCTGCTCTCCGCCGAGGCCCGAGTGGCGCTCCACCACATGCGCTCCGGCAGCATGACCGACGAGGACTGGACCCGGCTGGCCCGCCGGATGCCGGACGTCTCCCAGGCCCCGCTCTACATCGACGACTCCCCGAACCTGTCGATGATGGAGATCCGCGCCAAGTGCCGCCGCCTCAAGCAGCGCAATGACCTCCAACTGGTCGTCATCGACTACCTCCAGCTGATGCAGTCCGGCGGCGCCCGGCGCCCCGAGAGCCGTCAGCAGGAGGTCTCGGACATGTCGCGAAACCTGAAGCTGCTGGCCAAGGAGCTGGAAGTACCGGTCATCGCGCTCTCCCAGCTCAACCGAGGCCCCGAGCAGCGCACGGACAAGAAGCCGATGGTCTCGGACCTCCGAGAGAGTGGATCCATCGAGCAGGACGCCGACATGGTCATCCTGCTCCACCGCGAGGACGCCTACGAGAAGGAGTCGCCGCGCGCGGGCGAGGCGGACCTGATCGTGGCCAAGCACCGTAACGGCCCGACGGCCACGATCACGGTCGCCTTCCAGGGCCACTACTCCCGCTTCGTGGACATGGCCCAGACCTGA
- a CDS encoding MATE family efflux transporter — MTQAPTSVRSTPRHHDREIIALALPAFGALVAEPLFVMVDSAVVGHLGTAQLAGLGVAAALLTTAVNIFVFLAYATTAAVARRVGAGDLAGAIRQGMDGIWLALLLGAAVIAVALPTAPALVDLFGASDTAAPYAITYLRISTLGIPAMLVVLAATGVLRGLQDTRTPLYVAIGGFGANAALNATLVYAAGLGIAGSAWGTVIAQNAMAAVYLAVVIRGARRHGTSLRPDAAGIRACAHAGAPLLIRTLSLRAVMLIATAVAARLGDTDIAAHQIVLTLWSLLAFALDAIAIAGQAIIGRYLGAGDEEGAQAACRRMVRWGIASGVALGLLVVASRPLFIPLFTTDSAVRDALLPALLVTALIQPVSGVVFVLDGVLMGAGDGPYLAWAMIATLAVFAPVALLVPSLGGGLTALWCTMALMMSVRMATLWLRTRSGRWIVTGAVRG, encoded by the coding sequence ATGACACAGGCCCCCACGAGCGTGCGGAGTACCCCCCGCCACCACGACCGCGAGATCATCGCACTCGCGCTTCCCGCCTTCGGCGCACTCGTGGCGGAACCCCTCTTCGTCATGGTCGACAGTGCCGTCGTCGGCCATCTGGGCACCGCCCAGCTGGCCGGTCTGGGCGTCGCCGCCGCCCTGCTCACCACCGCGGTCAACATCTTCGTCTTCCTCGCCTACGCCACCACCGCGGCGGTGGCCCGCCGGGTCGGCGCGGGCGACCTCGCCGGAGCGATACGGCAGGGCATGGACGGCATCTGGCTGGCCCTGCTGCTCGGCGCCGCCGTCATCGCCGTGGCCCTTCCCACCGCCCCCGCCCTGGTCGACCTCTTCGGCGCCTCGGACACCGCCGCGCCCTACGCCATCACCTATCTGCGGATCAGCACCCTCGGCATCCCCGCGATGCTGGTCGTGCTCGCCGCCACCGGTGTGCTGCGCGGCCTCCAGGACACCCGCACCCCGCTGTACGTCGCCATCGGCGGCTTCGGCGCCAACGCCGCGCTGAACGCCACCCTGGTCTATGCGGCCGGGCTTGGCATCGCGGGCTCGGCCTGGGGCACGGTGATCGCCCAGAACGCCATGGCCGCCGTCTACCTCGCCGTGGTCATCCGGGGCGCGCGGCGCCATGGCACCTCGCTGCGGCCCGATGCCGCGGGGATCAGGGCCTGTGCCCATGCCGGGGCACCGCTGCTGATCCGTACGCTCTCGCTGCGCGCCGTGATGCTGATCGCGACGGCCGTGGCGGCCCGCCTCGGCGACACCGATATCGCCGCCCATCAGATCGTGCTCACCCTGTGGAGCCTGCTGGCGTTCGCCCTGGACGCCATCGCCATCGCGGGACAGGCGATCATCGGACGCTATCTGGGCGCCGGCGACGAGGAGGGGGCCCAGGCCGCCTGCCGTCGCATGGTGCGGTGGGGCATCGCCTCGGGCGTGGCGCTGGGCCTGCTGGTGGTCGCCTCCCGGCCGCTGTTCATCCCCCTGTTCACCACCGATTCCGCGGTACGGGACGCCCTGCTGCCCGCCCTGCTGGTCACGGCCCTCATCCAGCCGGTCTCGGGCGTGGTCTTCGTCCTCGACGGCGTACTGATGGGCGCGGGCGACGGGCCATATCTGGCCTGGGCGATGATCGCCACCCTGGCCGTCTTCGCCCCGGTGGCGCTGCTGGTGCCCTCGCTCGGCGGGGGCCTGACCGCGCTGTGGTGCACCATGGCGCTGATGATGTCGGTCCGGATGGCGACCCTGTGGCTGCGCACCCGCTCCGGCCGCTGGATCGTCACCGGCGCGGTACGAGGCTGA
- the rplI gene encoding 50S ribosomal protein L9 — MKIILTHEVSGLGTAGDVVDVKDGYARNYLVPRGLALRWTKGGEKDVEQIRRGRRIREIATIEQANEVKAQLEGVKVRLKTRAGDAGRLFGSVTPADIASAIKDAGGPEVDKRRIEVQSPIKTLGAHQVSVRLHAEVAAKVGVEVIAA; from the coding sequence ATGAAGATCATCCTCACCCACGAGGTCTCCGGCCTCGGCACTGCCGGTGACGTCGTGGACGTCAAGGACGGTTACGCCCGTAACTACCTGGTCCCGCGTGGTCTGGCGCTCCGCTGGACCAAGGGCGGCGAGAAGGACGTCGAGCAGATCCGCCGCGGTCGTCGCATCCGCGAGATCGCCACGATCGAGCAGGCCAACGAGGTCAAGGCTCAGCTCGAGGGCGTCAAGGTGCGCCTGAAGACCCGTGCCGGCGACGCCGGTCGGCTGTTCGGCTCCGTCACCCCGGCCGACATCGCTTCGGCGATCAAGGACGCGGGTGGCCCGGAGGTGGACAAGCGCCGCATCGAGGTGCAGTCCCCGATCAAGACCCTGGGTGCGCACCAGGTCTCGGTCCGGCTGCACGCCGAGGTTGCCGCCAAGGTCGGCGTCGAGGTCATCGCCGCCTGA
- the rpsR gene encoding 30S ribosomal protein S18 has protein sequence MAKPPARKPKKKVCVFCKEKISYVDYKDTNLLRKFISDRGKIRARRVTGNCTQHQRDVATAVKNSREMALLPYTSTAR, from the coding sequence ATGGCGAAGCCGCCTGCTCGCAAGCCTAAGAAGAAGGTTTGCGTGTTCTGCAAGGAGAAGATCTCCTACGTCGACTACAAGGACACGAACCTGCTGCGGAAGTTCATCTCCGACCGCGGCAAGATCCGTGCCCGCCGGGTCACCGGCAACTGCACCCAGCACCAGCGTGACGTCGCCACGGCCGTGAAGAACAGCCGTGAGATGGCGCTGCTGCCCTACACGTCCACCGCGCGATAA